A stretch of Stenotrophomonas indicatrix DNA encodes these proteins:
- a CDS encoding Gfo/Idh/MocA family protein, with protein MKRREFIAASAAVAASSLLPQTPAWARGRKVRLAVIGTGMRGLVLLKELVRRDDVEVVALCDIEPIMLGRAVEMVSKAGKPAPKTYGQDRDINAWKRLLEQKGIDGVIIATPWEYHAPMAIAAMQAGVAVGCEVVAGITLQDHWDVLKTQLSTGTPYMLLENVCYRRDVMATLQMVRQGLFGELVHLQAGYQHDLRGVKFNSGDPNQPYDSGVEFGPKGWSEARWRTEHSVERNGELYPSHGIGPCAMYTGINRGNRFTHINAFATKARGLHEYTVAKSGGTTHPSTKVKFKLGDIVTTTLACENGETILLQHDTSLPRPYSMGFRVQGTKGLWMDVNHSIHIEGRSPPHQWEEFKKYQDQYEHPLWKQNADTAASAGHGGMDWFVIHAFVEALKAKAPMPIDIYDAVTWSAITPLSEQSIANSFQTLEFPDFTAGLWQKRKPIFAFDGKY; from the coding sequence ATGAAGCGTAGGGAATTCATCGCGGCCAGCGCCGCTGTCGCCGCCAGCAGCCTGCTGCCGCAGACCCCGGCATGGGCACGTGGCCGCAAGGTACGCCTGGCCGTGATCGGTACCGGCATGCGTGGCCTGGTGCTGCTGAAGGAACTGGTGCGCCGCGACGACGTGGAGGTCGTTGCCCTGTGCGATATCGAGCCGATCATGCTCGGCCGCGCCGTGGAGATGGTCAGCAAGGCGGGCAAGCCGGCGCCGAAGACCTACGGTCAGGACCGCGACATCAACGCATGGAAACGCCTGCTGGAGCAGAAGGGCATTGATGGCGTGATCATCGCCACGCCGTGGGAGTACCACGCACCGATGGCGATTGCCGCGATGCAGGCCGGCGTGGCCGTGGGCTGCGAAGTGGTGGCCGGCATCACCCTGCAGGATCACTGGGACGTGCTGAAGACCCAGCTGAGCACCGGCACCCCGTACATGCTGCTGGAAAACGTCTGTTACCGCCGTGACGTGATGGCGACCCTGCAGATGGTGCGGCAGGGTCTGTTCGGCGAACTGGTGCACCTGCAGGCCGGTTACCAGCACGACCTGCGCGGGGTGAAGTTCAATTCCGGCGACCCGAACCAGCCCTACGACAGCGGCGTGGAATTCGGCCCCAAAGGCTGGAGCGAAGCACGCTGGCGCACCGAACATTCGGTGGAGCGCAATGGTGAGCTCTACCCCAGCCACGGCATCGGCCCGTGCGCGATGTATACCGGCATCAACCGCGGCAACCGCTTCACCCACATCAACGCATTCGCCACCAAGGCGCGTGGCCTGCACGAATACACCGTAGCCAAGAGCGGCGGCACCACCCATCCGAGCACCAAGGTGAAGTTCAAGCTCGGTGACATCGTCACCACCACGCTGGCCTGCGAGAACGGCGAGACCATCCTGCTGCAGCACGATACCTCGCTGCCGCGACCGTATTCGATGGGCTTCCGCGTGCAGGGCACCAAGGGCCTGTGGATGGACGTGAACCATTCGATCCACATCGAAGGCCGCAGCCCGCCGCACCAGTGGGAAGAGTTCAAGAAGTACCAGGACCAGTACGAACATCCGCTGTGGAAGCAGAATGCCGATACCGCTGCCAGCGCCGGCCATGGCGGCATGGACTGGTTCGTGATCCATGCGTTCGTGGAAGCGCTGAAGGCCAAGGCGCCGATGCCGATCGACATCTACGACGCAGTGACGTGGAGCGCGATTACCCCGTTGAGCGAGCAGTCGATCGCCAACAGTTTCCAGACGCTGGAGTTCCCGGATTTCACTGCGGGCCTGTGGCAGAAGCGCAAGCCGATTTTTGCGTTTGACGGAAAGTACTGA
- a CDS encoding TonB-dependent receptor domain-containing protein has product MLPARHHRPPCRSIAPLSLAIAGVLLSVAVPAFAQESKDKATDLARIEVTGSNIRRTDVETASPVQVISKQDIQNMGARTLLQVLDNLPAARPAQQDSRSLFTGSDGASQANLRGLGAQGTLVLLNGRRLSYYGAPAGFQTQFVNIDAIPAAAIERMEVLTDGASAVYGTDAVAGVINVITKRNFQGAEISFTNDTSSRIDSYGERQASITAGFGDLTENRFNIYGAVNMYRRDAIPLADFYDKRPDQYYVNNPNYLNNLRLGVGSKPGEFNPGSYFAFDPVTGRRVQEAAPGCKNVLTSEAAGPRCVWETWMNNEIDAGAKSERNTAYLNGTFLVGDSTEIFAEATYTDIDLRANGGTPRSYGTTTGNPTSWFSRDTGNNVNQFLYPFLGPNNEYNHASPELKAMMGGVVGLQYLLQDAGANYFGQRNTDKSYRVLTGARGNVGDWNWETAFATAGTHSTTYQTINVNVKGFEKAFGPYSIDPGTGRVIISDHPAYKFGEISEANAALIRGAFPTFDIQSWTRLHTLDGKIEGPLFQLPAGDMRAAFGFNASRETFYTPGNADAAAGLITQQGGSWFDGARNTYALFAETVAPITEKLELDAAVRVDKYPNFSANVAPKIGFKYQAFDQLMLRGTYSTGFRAPSLAESGNGGVYAQLGGYRDELRCAETNAIANLLLKSQRGGDVDLGKSLLNVDCSRTVARMTQPNQNLKPEKAKIATLGFVYEPASWLSVSADYWFIYRDNEIVAPDYRRAEDIISSSRSPITDSDRANLAQLAAMCADPASGVSCPGTLPGYSAGNVASVVGQYKNRGKTLIDGFDIDARSRFSLGEWGGLNIGLAATIANRNRFYMDEQNGWYYGDVVGYYNNPRLRATLNADWTYKQVTTSMFVNYVGGTKWATDQIDEESNNKETCTGGYLALEKSKCDGAPSWWTANMSVTWRPDDAWNLSFTVKNLFNRLPFYDPNSFLGDSSDYATIFGRGYSVTIGYRFK; this is encoded by the coding sequence ATGTTGCCCGCCCGCCACCACCGCCCCCCCTGTCGTTCGATCGCACCGTTGTCGCTGGCCATCGCCGGCGTGCTGCTGTCGGTCGCCGTTCCTGCCTTCGCCCAGGAGAGCAAGGACAAGGCCACCGACCTGGCCCGCATCGAGGTCACCGGTTCCAACATCCGCCGCACCGACGTTGAAACCGCCTCGCCGGTGCAGGTGATCAGCAAGCAGGACATCCAGAACATGGGTGCGCGCACGCTGCTGCAGGTGCTCGACAACCTGCCGGCCGCCCGGCCAGCGCAGCAGGATTCGCGCTCGCTGTTCACCGGCTCCGACGGCGCTTCGCAGGCCAACCTGCGCGGCCTCGGCGCACAGGGCACGCTGGTGCTGTTGAATGGCCGCCGCCTGTCGTACTACGGTGCGCCGGCGGGTTTCCAGACCCAGTTCGTCAACATCGATGCGATTCCCGCCGCCGCCATCGAACGCATGGAAGTGCTGACCGACGGCGCCTCGGCCGTGTACGGCACCGACGCGGTGGCCGGCGTGATCAACGTGATCACCAAGCGCAACTTCCAGGGCGCGGAGATCAGCTTCACCAACGACACCTCCTCGCGCATCGATTCCTACGGCGAGCGCCAGGCCAGCATCACCGCCGGCTTCGGTGACCTCACCGAGAACCGCTTCAACATCTACGGCGCGGTGAACATGTACCGCCGCGACGCGATTCCGCTGGCCGACTTCTATGACAAGCGCCCGGACCAGTACTACGTCAACAACCCCAACTACCTGAACAACCTGCGCCTGGGCGTGGGCAGCAAGCCGGGTGAGTTCAACCCGGGCAGCTATTTCGCGTTCGATCCGGTGACCGGCCGCCGCGTGCAGGAAGCCGCGCCCGGCTGCAAGAACGTGCTGACCAGTGAAGCGGCCGGCCCGCGTTGCGTCTGGGAAACCTGGATGAACAACGAGATCGACGCCGGCGCCAAATCCGAGCGCAACACCGCCTACCTCAACGGCACCTTCCTGGTGGGCGACAGCACCGAGATCTTCGCCGAGGCCACCTATACCGATATCGACCTGCGTGCCAACGGCGGTACCCCGCGCAGCTACGGCACCACCACCGGCAACCCGACCAGCTGGTTCTCGCGCGATACCGGCAACAACGTCAACCAGTTCCTGTATCCGTTCCTGGGCCCGAACAACGAGTACAACCACGCCAGCCCCGAGCTGAAGGCCATGATGGGTGGCGTGGTCGGCCTGCAGTACCTGCTGCAGGATGCCGGCGCCAACTACTTCGGCCAGCGCAACACCGACAAGAGCTACCGCGTGCTGACCGGCGCGCGCGGCAACGTCGGTGACTGGAACTGGGAAACCGCGTTCGCCACCGCCGGCACGCACTCGACCACCTACCAGACGATCAACGTCAACGTGAAGGGCTTCGAGAAGGCCTTCGGTCCTTACAGCATCGACCCGGGCACGGGTCGTGTGATCATCTCCGATCATCCGGCGTACAAGTTCGGTGAGATCAGCGAGGCCAACGCCGCACTGATCCGCGGCGCCTTCCCGACCTTCGACATCCAGTCGTGGACGCGCCTGCATACCCTGGACGGCAAGATCGAAGGCCCGCTGTTCCAGCTGCCGGCCGGTGACATGCGCGCCGCGTTCGGTTTCAACGCCAGCCGCGAAACCTTCTACACCCCCGGCAACGCCGACGCGGCCGCCGGCCTGATCACCCAGCAGGGTGGCTCGTGGTTCGATGGCGCGCGCAACACCTATGCGCTGTTTGCTGAAACGGTGGCGCCGATTACCGAGAAGCTGGAGCTGGATGCGGCGGTGCGCGTGGACAAGTACCCGAACTTCAGCGCCAACGTCGCGCCGAAGATCGGCTTCAAGTACCAGGCATTCGACCAGCTGATGCTGCGCGGTACCTATTCCACCGGCTTCCGCGCCCCCAGCCTGGCCGAGTCCGGCAACGGCGGCGTGTACGCGCAGCTGGGCGGCTACCGTGATGAACTGCGCTGCGCCGAGACCAACGCCATCGCCAACCTGCTGCTGAAATCGCAGCGCGGCGGTGATGTCGACCTGGGCAAGAGCCTGCTCAACGTGGACTGCAGCCGTACCGTGGCCCGCATGACCCAGCCGAACCAGAACCTGAAGCCGGAGAAGGCGAAGATCGCCACGCTGGGCTTCGTCTACGAGCCGGCCAGCTGGCTGTCGGTGTCGGCCGACTACTGGTTCATCTACCGCGACAACGAAATCGTTGCTCCGGACTACCGCCGCGCCGAAGACATCATTTCCTCGTCGCGCTCGCCGATCACCGACAGCGACCGCGCCAACCTGGCGCAGCTGGCGGCGATGTGCGCCGACCCGGCAAGCGGTGTGAGCTGCCCGGGAACGCTGCCGGGCTACTCGGCCGGCAACGTGGCCAGCGTGGTGGGCCAGTACAAGAACCGCGGCAAGACCCTCATCGATGGCTTCGACATCGATGCGCGCAGCCGTTTCTCGCTGGGTGAGTGGGGCGGGCTGAACATCGGCCTGGCCGCCACCATCGCCAACCGCAACCGCTTCTACATGGATGAACAGAACGGCTGGTACTACGGCGACGTGGTGGGCTATTACAACAACCCGCGCCTGCGTGCGACGCTCAATGCCGACTGGACCTACAAGCAGGTCACCACCAGCATGTTCGTCAACTACGTGGGCGGCACCAAGTGGGCCACCGACCAGATCGACGAAGAAAGCAACAACAAGGAAACCTGCACCGGCGGCTACCTGGCCCTGGAAAAGAGCAAGTGCGATGGTGCACCGTCGTGGTGGACCGCCAACATGAGCGTCACCTGGCGCCCGGATGACGCGTGGAACCTGAGCTTCACCGTCAAGAACCTGTTCAACCGCCTGCCGTTCTACGATCCCAACAGCTTCCTGGGTGACTCCAGTGACTACGCCACCATCTTCGGTCGTGGTTACAGTGTGACCATCGGCTACCGGTTCAAGTAA